The Acanthopagrus latus isolate v.2019 chromosome 13, fAcaLat1.1, whole genome shotgun sequence genome contains a region encoding:
- the proser1 gene encoding proline and serine-rich protein 1 isoform X1 — MDKKSFDIVLDEIRKCVLTDQRIKAIEQVHGYFSSEQVMEILKYFSWAEPQIKAVKALQHKMVAIPTTKVANILNCFTFSKDRLIVLELIALNISDAQNYRPVEDLFRIHLSEKKRARRILEQVCKVGCKAPVAMISSCGIIPGNPYPKGRPSLVSGTFPGIPPLKKENEKKDDTSNNMEGKGIAARITGPFKPFPSSYNPHRPVPYPIPPCRPHATIAPSAYNNAGLVSMGGVITASVPPPPYNSTHKVAGYAKPGNHHITTPGVNSGPLLIPHGSTPSTPAQPQASPAQPTPTTPITPVFPGMVPSHNPNAPSPSPAPSPSVIKAGPQTPGGHGPPTPSSVIKAHTPSGTPCGTPAPGSFSPFHAVSRPGTPATSRSGPDPLNQTNSMGSTHQSGLMHPGIHPQAGNPSGSVIRSYTPSGPSSLTPGSSTPVIPSCSTPGLSPKPSPVHSAQVQAAMAAAGVLNRHPGGSNSGSNSPVPSAFKGTSRSGTPSVSSLVVPGSAQAALARSFGLSHPSGSPQVSLPSPVAIPGLQGLSASPAPSHYPGLSPFSSLSSSLPPSTMTASMPTMPPSSSISTHPQTSIYQGLAPNAAPGGASPFGLGLTSAPSIFPGLQPGPSPAGFPGLGVSGGHGAGSPVLSSFMGLPGATPSSVAPVAPLQAVAAAAAAAAGVPSSSPVLPGFASAFSSNFQPGLSSGLQPPGSSGFPGLLSFPGVPGFSPSASSAALGGLHNQAMQSALLQAHPSSALDGFPPQPNSFTNYPPGPGNPFPLQPGLHPQLGWQ; from the exons ATGGATAAGAAATCATTTGATATAGTCTTGGATGAGATACGAAAG tgcgtCCTGACCGATCAGCGGATCAAAGCCATAGAGCAGGTGCATGGATATTTCTCCAGTGAGCAG GTGATGGAGATACTGAAGTACTTCTCTTGGGCAGAACCACAGATCAAAGCTGTTAAAGCTCTGCAGCAT AAAATGGTTGCAATACCTACAACCAAAGTTGCAAATATCCTGAATTGCTTCACCTTCTCAAAGGACAGACTCATAGTCCTGGAACTAATAGCTTT GAATATTTCAGATGCTCAGAATTATCGTCCTGTGGAGGATCTGTTTCGCATACACTTGTCTGAGAAGAAGCGGGCTCGCAGGATACTGGAGCAA GTGTGTAAGGTTGGCTGCAAGGCTCCTGTAGCCATGATATCCTCCTGTGGTATAATACCAGGAAATCCATACCCTAAAGGAAGACCCAGCCTGGTCAGCGGCACATTCCCT GGAATCCCTccattaaagaaagaaaatgagaagaaagaTGACACATCAAAcaacatggaggggaaaggaatCGCTGCTCGGATCACCGGACCATTCAAACCT TTCCCTTCAAGCTACAATCCTCATCGCCCTGTGCCCTACCCTATACCACCATGCCGACCTCATGCTACCATCGCTCCAA GTGCGTACAACAACGCAGGCCTTGTTTCTATGGGAGGGGTTATAACAGCCAGCGTACCCCCTCCCCCCTACAACTCTACCCACAAAGTAGCAG GTTATGCCAAACCAGGCAATCACCACATAACCACACCTGGAGTCAACAGCGGGCCCCTCCTCATTCCTCATGGATCCACGCCTTCTACCCCTGCCCAGCCCCAGGCCTCTCCTGCCCAGCCGACTCCCACGACCCCTATCACACCAGTTTTTCCCGGCATGGTCCCCTCCCACAACCCTAAcgccccctccccctcccctgctCCATCCCCGTCTGTGATCAAAGCAGGACCTCAGACCCCTGGCGGGCACGGTCCACCTACACCGTCATCTGTCATTAAAGCCCACACTCCTTCAGGCACCCCTTGTGGAACTCCCGCCCCTGGCAGCTTCTCCCCCTTCCATGCTGTTTCCCGGCCAGGCACCCCAGCTACCTCTCGCAGCGGCCCAGACCCCCTAAATCAGACGAACTCCATGGGCTCAACTCACCAGTCAGGACTCATGCATCCTGGCATACACCCACAAGCAGGTAACCCCTCTGGTTCCGTGATCCGAAGTTACACCCCGTCTGGACCTTCATCTCTCACTCCTGGATCATCCACTCCAGTTATTCCGAGCTGCTCCACCCCGGGTCTCAGTCCCAAACCTTCCCCGGTTCATTCAGCTCAGGTTCAGGCTGCCATGGCTGCAGCTGGTGTCCTGAACAGACACCCTGGGGGTAGTAACAGTGGCAGTAACAGTCCAGTGCCCTCTGCTTTCAAGGGCACCTCTCGCTCTGGCACACCGTCTGTTAGTTCTCTGGTGGTGCCGGGCTCTGCGCAGGCTGCTCTGGCCCGTTCCTTTGGTCTGTCGCACCCTTCAGGTTCTCCTCAAGTCTCTCTCCCCAGTCCTGTTGCTATACCCGGCCTTCAAGGTCTGTCCGCCAGCCCAGCACCCTCTCATTATCCTGGTCTGTCCccattttcttccctttcttcctctcttcctccttccacCATGACCGCGTCCATGCCCACAAtgcctcccagcagcagcatttcTACCCATCCACAAACCTCCATCTACCAAGGCCTAGCTCCCAATGCTGCCCCTGGTGGAGCCTCCCCTTTTGGTCTGGGCCTCACCTCTGCCCCCTCTATATTCCCAGGCCTTCAGCCTGGCCCTAGCCCTGCTGGCTTCCCAGGCTTGGGGGTTTCAGGTGGGCACGGTGCTGGGAGCCCCGTGTTGTCTTCATTCATGGGACTGCCAGGGGCCACTCCATCTTCTGTAGCACCAGTGGCACCACTGCAAGCGGTAGCCGCCGCCGCAGCAGCCGCAGCTGGAGTTCCATCATCGTCGCCTGTTTTACCAGGCTTTGCGTCTGCATTCAGTTCCAACTTTCAGCCTGG GTTGAGCAGTGGACTCCAGCCTCCAGGAAGCAGCGGGTTCCCCGGCTTGCTATCCTTCCCCGGGGTACCGGGCTTCTCTCCCTCGgcctcctctgctgccctcGGTGGCCTCCATAACCAAGCCATGCAGTCTGCCCTGCTGCAG GCTCATCCCTCATCTGCTTTGGACGGCTTTCCTCCGCAGCCCAACAGCTTCACCAACTACCCTCCAGGCCCAGGAAACCCCTTCCCCCTCCAACCTGGTCTGCATCCACAGTTGGGCTGGCAGTGA
- the proser1 gene encoding proline and serine-rich protein 1 isoform X2 gives MDKKSFDIVLDEIRKCVLTDQRIKAIEQVHGYFSSEQVMEILKYFSWAEPQIKAVKALQHKMVAIPTTKVANILNCFTFSKDRLIVLELIALNISDAQNYRPVEDLFRIHLSEKKRARRILEQVCKVGCKAPVAMISSCGIIPGNPYPKGRPSLVSGTFPGIPPLKKENEKKDDTSNNMEGKGIAARITGPFKPFPSSYNPHRPVPYPIPPCRPHATIAPSYAKPGNHHITTPGVNSGPLLIPHGSTPSTPAQPQASPAQPTPTTPITPVFPGMVPSHNPNAPSPSPAPSPSVIKAGPQTPGGHGPPTPSSVIKAHTPSGTPCGTPAPGSFSPFHAVSRPGTPATSRSGPDPLNQTNSMGSTHQSGLMHPGIHPQAGNPSGSVIRSYTPSGPSSLTPGSSTPVIPSCSTPGLSPKPSPVHSAQVQAAMAAAGVLNRHPGGSNSGSNSPVPSAFKGTSRSGTPSVSSLVVPGSAQAALARSFGLSHPSGSPQVSLPSPVAIPGLQGLSASPAPSHYPGLSPFSSLSSSLPPSTMTASMPTMPPSSSISTHPQTSIYQGLAPNAAPGGASPFGLGLTSAPSIFPGLQPGPSPAGFPGLGVSGGHGAGSPVLSSFMGLPGATPSSVAPVAPLQAVAAAAAAAAGVPSSSPVLPGFASAFSSNFQPGLSSGLQPPGSSGFPGLLSFPGVPGFSPSASSAALGGLHNQAMQSALLQAHPSSALDGFPPQPNSFTNYPPGPGNPFPLQPGLHPQLGWQ, from the exons ATGGATAAGAAATCATTTGATATAGTCTTGGATGAGATACGAAAG tgcgtCCTGACCGATCAGCGGATCAAAGCCATAGAGCAGGTGCATGGATATTTCTCCAGTGAGCAG GTGATGGAGATACTGAAGTACTTCTCTTGGGCAGAACCACAGATCAAAGCTGTTAAAGCTCTGCAGCAT AAAATGGTTGCAATACCTACAACCAAAGTTGCAAATATCCTGAATTGCTTCACCTTCTCAAAGGACAGACTCATAGTCCTGGAACTAATAGCTTT GAATATTTCAGATGCTCAGAATTATCGTCCTGTGGAGGATCTGTTTCGCATACACTTGTCTGAGAAGAAGCGGGCTCGCAGGATACTGGAGCAA GTGTGTAAGGTTGGCTGCAAGGCTCCTGTAGCCATGATATCCTCCTGTGGTATAATACCAGGAAATCCATACCCTAAAGGAAGACCCAGCCTGGTCAGCGGCACATTCCCT GGAATCCCTccattaaagaaagaaaatgagaagaaagaTGACACATCAAAcaacatggaggggaaaggaatCGCTGCTCGGATCACCGGACCATTCAAACCT TTCCCTTCAAGCTACAATCCTCATCGCCCTGTGCCCTACCCTATACCACCATGCCGACCTCATGCTACCATCGCTCCAA GTTATGCCAAACCAGGCAATCACCACATAACCACACCTGGAGTCAACAGCGGGCCCCTCCTCATTCCTCATGGATCCACGCCTTCTACCCCTGCCCAGCCCCAGGCCTCTCCTGCCCAGCCGACTCCCACGACCCCTATCACACCAGTTTTTCCCGGCATGGTCCCCTCCCACAACCCTAAcgccccctccccctcccctgctCCATCCCCGTCTGTGATCAAAGCAGGACCTCAGACCCCTGGCGGGCACGGTCCACCTACACCGTCATCTGTCATTAAAGCCCACACTCCTTCAGGCACCCCTTGTGGAACTCCCGCCCCTGGCAGCTTCTCCCCCTTCCATGCTGTTTCCCGGCCAGGCACCCCAGCTACCTCTCGCAGCGGCCCAGACCCCCTAAATCAGACGAACTCCATGGGCTCAACTCACCAGTCAGGACTCATGCATCCTGGCATACACCCACAAGCAGGTAACCCCTCTGGTTCCGTGATCCGAAGTTACACCCCGTCTGGACCTTCATCTCTCACTCCTGGATCATCCACTCCAGTTATTCCGAGCTGCTCCACCCCGGGTCTCAGTCCCAAACCTTCCCCGGTTCATTCAGCTCAGGTTCAGGCTGCCATGGCTGCAGCTGGTGTCCTGAACAGACACCCTGGGGGTAGTAACAGTGGCAGTAACAGTCCAGTGCCCTCTGCTTTCAAGGGCACCTCTCGCTCTGGCACACCGTCTGTTAGTTCTCTGGTGGTGCCGGGCTCTGCGCAGGCTGCTCTGGCCCGTTCCTTTGGTCTGTCGCACCCTTCAGGTTCTCCTCAAGTCTCTCTCCCCAGTCCTGTTGCTATACCCGGCCTTCAAGGTCTGTCCGCCAGCCCAGCACCCTCTCATTATCCTGGTCTGTCCccattttcttccctttcttcctctcttcctccttccacCATGACCGCGTCCATGCCCACAAtgcctcccagcagcagcatttcTACCCATCCACAAACCTCCATCTACCAAGGCCTAGCTCCCAATGCTGCCCCTGGTGGAGCCTCCCCTTTTGGTCTGGGCCTCACCTCTGCCCCCTCTATATTCCCAGGCCTTCAGCCTGGCCCTAGCCCTGCTGGCTTCCCAGGCTTGGGGGTTTCAGGTGGGCACGGTGCTGGGAGCCCCGTGTTGTCTTCATTCATGGGACTGCCAGGGGCCACTCCATCTTCTGTAGCACCAGTGGCACCACTGCAAGCGGTAGCCGCCGCCGCAGCAGCCGCAGCTGGAGTTCCATCATCGTCGCCTGTTTTACCAGGCTTTGCGTCTGCATTCAGTTCCAACTTTCAGCCTGG GTTGAGCAGTGGACTCCAGCCTCCAGGAAGCAGCGGGTTCCCCGGCTTGCTATCCTTCCCCGGGGTACCGGGCTTCTCTCCCTCGgcctcctctgctgccctcGGTGGCCTCCATAACCAAGCCATGCAGTCTGCCCTGCTGCAG GCTCATCCCTCATCTGCTTTGGACGGCTTTCCTCCGCAGCCCAACAGCTTCACCAACTACCCTCCAGGCCCAGGAAACCCCTTCCCCCTCCAACCTGGTCTGCATCCACAGTTGGGCTGGCAGTGA
- the vps36 gene encoding vacuolar protein-sorting-associated protein 36, with protein MDRFSWSNGLLEINETLVIQQRGVRLYDGDDKAKLDVGVALLSTHRLIWRDVKNHECCIAMPLSQIIFFEEQAAGIGKSAKIVVHLHPAPVNKEPGPYQHSKYTFIKLSFKEHGQIEFYRRLTEEMTQKRWESTPAAQPIPTGTGSQAGRTRAVGIVGIERKIEERRKETDKNISEAFEDLSKLMVKAKEMVELSKSIANKIKDKQGDITEDETIRFKSYLLSMGIANPVTRETHGSGTHYHLQLAKQLGDMLQAPLEERGGMMALTEVYCLVNRARGMELLSPEDLVNACKMFETLKLPLRLRVFDSGVMVVQLQSHSEEEMIASALDNVSDKGSLTAEEFAKLLGLSVLLSKERLLLAEKMGHLCRDDSVEGLRFYPNLF; from the exons ATGGACCGCTTTTCGTGGTCAAATGGGCTCTTAGAAATAAACGAAACATTAGTGATCCAACAACGAGGTGTCAGACTGTATGACGGGGATGAcaag GCTAAGCTGGACGTCGGAGTTGCCTTGTTGAGCACCCATCGGTTGATCTGGAGGGACGTCAAAAATCAC GAATGCTGCATAGCCATGCCCCTGTCACAGATCATTTTCTTTGAGGAGCAGGCTGCAGGGATAGGAAAGAG TGCTAAAATCGTCGTCCACCTGCACCCTGCACCTGTCAACAAGGAGCCTGGTCCCTACCAACACAGCAAGTACACCTTCATCAAGCTGTCCTTCAAAGAACATGGACAGATTGAG TTTTACAGGAGGCTAACGGAGGAAATGACCCAGAAGAGGTGGGAGAGTACGCCAGCTGCACAACCCATCCCCACAGGAACTGGCTCTCAG GCAGGAAGGACTCGCGCAGTGGGGATCGTTGGCATTGAGAGGAagatagaggagaggaggaaagaaacagacaaaaacatctcCGAG gcttttgAGGACCTCAGTAAGCTCATGGTGAAG GCCAAAGAGATGGTGGAGCTGTCCAAATCTATAGCCAACAAGATCAAAGACAAGCAGGGAGACATAACAGAGGACGAG ACAATTCGGTTTAAGTCCTACCTGCTGAGCATGGGTATCGCCAACCCCGTTACCAGGGAGACGCATGGATCAGGCACACATTACCATTTGCAGCTGGCTAAGCAACTGGGGGATATGCTGCAGGCCCCTCTCGAG GAGCGCGGGGGTATGATGGCTCTCACGGAGGTTTATTGTCTCGTCAACCGTGCCAGAGGGATGGAG CTTTTATCCCCAGAAGATTTGGTGAACGCGTGCAAGATGTTTGAGACGTTGAAGCTCCCGCTGAG ACTGCGGGTGTTTGACAGCGGCGTGATGGTGGTCCAGCTGCAGTCTCACAGCGAAGAGGAAATGATAGCCTCAGCACTGGACAAT GTGTCAGACAAAGGCtctctgacagcagaggagttCGCCAAGCTTCTGGGTCTCTCCGTTCTTCTGTCGAAAGAGCG GTTGCTGCTGGCTGAGAAGATGGGCCACCTGTGTAGAGACGACTCTGTTGAGGGTTTGAGATTCTACCCAAACCTCTTCTGA